One Bacteroidota bacterium genomic window carries:
- a CDS encoding gamma-glutamylcyclotransferase: MNDLLFAYGTLREEKIRFAITGKKSFTLTDRIVGFELSEIQEGVTSYPALMPGNNTIDGLVFVVTDEDLVHLDAYEGPEYKRQQLVSQAGREVWVYLKNDTPNKGIE, encoded by the coding sequence ATGAACGATTTGTTATTTGCCTATGGCACACTCAGGGAAGAAAAAATCCGCTTTGCAATAACCGGTAAAAAGTCTTTCACTCTAACTGATCGTATTGTTGGTTTTGAACTATCGGAAATACAAGAAGGTGTAACAAGCTACCCTGCCTTGATGCCTGGAAATAATACCATTGATGGACTGGTTTTCGTAGTTACCGATGAGGACCTGGTGCATCTCGATGCATACGAAGGACCCGAATACAAAAGGCAACAGCTTGTTAGCCAGGCAGGCCGTGAAGTATGGGTTTATTTGAAAAACGACACTCCAAACAAGGGCATAGAATAA